In Procambarus clarkii isolate CNS0578487 chromosome 6, FALCON_Pclarkii_2.0, whole genome shotgun sequence, one DNA window encodes the following:
- the LOC123752995 gene encoding uncharacterized protein, whose amino-acid sequence MTGAWLCVLVALVGLQEAEAGVRVDKKPWDTDYDAESEDSGSLHYGRSLEMESDEVRKPEQGARGAGSGQKKPVQADVEDNKIHILSQSKKEALKKKAQDQRMKVPLKASEVAVNVLKRIMEPFLKEDCLELVLCHMGRAFSSIPMVKMGVGIMVAQVPAQYYDYANAFVTGVMDSRCSYHCAMLYPREEL is encoded by the exons ATGACAG GcgcgtggttgtgtgtgttggtggcgttGGTCGGGCTCCAGGAGGCTGAGGCTGGTGTCAGGGTGGACAAAAAGCCGTGGGATACGGACTACGACGCAGAGTCCGAGGACAGCGGGAGCCTCCATTACGGCAGGAGCCTGGAGATGGAGAGTGACGAGGTCAGGAAACCCGAGCAAGGTGCGAGGGGGGCTGGTAGTGGGCAAAAGAAGCCCGTGCAGGCCGACGTTGAAGACAACAAAATCCACATCCTGTCGCAAAGTAAGAAG GAGGCTTTGAAAAAGAAGGCTCAGGACCAGCGGATGAAGGTCCCACTCAAGGCCAGTGAGGTCGCCGTAAATGTTTTGAAAAGGATAATGG AGCCGTTCTTGAAAGAAGACTGTCTGGAGCTCGTCCTGTGCCACATGGGCCGGGCCTTCTCCAGCATCCCGATGGTGAAGATGGGAGTGGGGATAATGGTGGCTCAGGTCCCCGCCCAGTACTACGACTACGCCAACGCCTTCGTCACGGGCGTTATGGACTCCCGTTGCTCCTACCACTGTGCTATGCTCTACCCTCGCGAGGAATTGTGA
- the LOC123753004 gene encoding transcription factor HES-2, with product MPSSTTARQGVEARTAAAERRRTNKPIMEKKRRQRINDSLNQLKNLVLEGLKKDPTRYNKLEKADILEMTVRHVEALHRQEVPVSCPTPVDAAAAKFRAGFGQCAAEVGKFLERDTTLSGSQRARILLHLAETMGRLRNITPSAPDVSTTVNSRELHRASHPVTIDPLLVRGVSLVPTRLLTGQVAFVMPHGAAGTITGPSGELHHAPPSPPPTADSPSLSVMSSPPPSPCRSPSPQPLDLAPVRHPDDDSCWRPW from the exons ATGCCGTCCAGCACAACAGCCAGGCAGGGCGTAGAGGCCAGGACTGCTGCGGCAGAGCGAAGACGGACCAATAAACCCATCATGGAAAAGAAGAGACGACAGAGAATTAATGACAGTCTTAACCAGCTGAAGAACCTGGTGTTGGAAGGACTCAAGAAAGAT CCGACACGATACAATAAGCTGGAGAAGGCAGACATCCTGGAGATGACGGTGCGGCACGTGGAGGCGCTCCACCGTCAGGAAGTGCCTGTCTCCTGTCCGACTCCCGTCGATGCCGCCGCCGCCAAGTTCCGTGCAGGTTTCGGACAGTGTGCAGCGGAGGTCGGAAAGTTCCTGGAGCGGGATACCACCCTGAGCGGCTCTCAGCGCGCGCGTATACTCCTCCATCTGGCAGAGACCATGGGCAGGCTACGCAACATTACGCCGAGTGCCCCGGATGTTTCAACCACTGTCAACAGCAGGGAGCTTCACCGAGCCTCTCATCCAGTGACTATTGATCCCCTGCTGGTGCGCGGAGTGTCCTTAGTGCCCACTCGCCTCCTGACGGGGCAGGTGGCGTTTGTGATGCCTCACGGCGCAGCGGGGACGATAACAGGCCCTTCAGGAGAGCTGCATCACGCCCCTCCGTCGCCGCCACCTACCGCAGACTCGCCTTCACTGTCCGTGATGTCTTCACCGCCACCGTCTCCCTGTAGAAGCCCGTCTCCCCAGCCGCTAGACCTCGCCCCGGTACGCCATCCTGACGATGACTCCTGCTGGCGTCCTTGGTGA